In Pungitius pungitius chromosome 2, fPunPun2.1, whole genome shotgun sequence, a single window of DNA contains:
- the LOC134111793 gene encoding cytidine monophosphate-N-acetylneuraminic acid hydroxylase-like → MTSQRAKVVLSLGAETVCSLKEGVNFKKNPQDGKCYIIFKSDNGFKACKNQCKHQGGMFIKDIEDLGGTTVKCTKHNWKLNVSTMKYVNPPDSFLQDELEVELSEDGALQLIELSPVDPWLTDPRDPLQLQDGEVKVTYLTHACMELKLGQRRFMFDPWLKGPAFARGWWLLHEPPADSLDRLCAADLIYISHMHSDHLSYPTLKVLSERRPDIPIYVGDTSRPVFWYMEQSQVKLTNIHVVPFGVWNNIDEDLRFMILMDGVHPEMDTCIIVEYKGHMILNTVDCTRPNGGRLPQNVDLMMSDFAGGASGFPMTFCGGKYSDSWKAEFIKNERKKLLNYKALLVKSLQPAIYCPFAGFFVEAHPSDRYIRETNVKNNPEDLNALINKSAPGIRTWTPKPGAVLDLGLALRDPTNSGAIINPSDSTKIYKDSWDLDLYVDELNRAISSEIFKHQSWTRFYYTWAGFQNYNLVVRMIETDDGFEPHADGSDYLVDFLDLTFPTKRPAREHAYIEIKNRIGVMRHVVQQGLLWDDLYIGFQNRIHRDPDVYHHKFWNHFQTQLPVHRPDWDQFLQEISLQQPDTAAGSQGANCVMS, encoded by the exons ATGACCTCTCAAAGAGCAAAGGTGGTGCTCTCACTGGGTGCTGAAACAGTTTGCTCACTCAAAGAAGGAGTCAACTTCAAGAAAAACCCACAGGACgggaaatgttacatcatattCAAGTCCGACAATGGCTTCAAAGCGTGCAAGAACCAATGCAAACACCAGGGAGGGATGTTTATCAAAGACATCGAAGACCTGGGTGGCAC GACTGTAAAGTGCACTAAGCACAACTGGAAGTTAAATGTGTCCACAATGAAATATGTGAATCCACCAGACAGCTTTTTGCAAGATGAGCTTG AGGTAGAGCTTTCTGAAGATGGGGCCCTTCAGTTGATTGAGTTGAGCCCCGTTGACCCCTGGCTGACTGACCCTCGAGACCCTCTGCAGCTCCAGGATGGAGAGGTGAAA GTGACGTACCTGACCCACGCCTGCATGGAGCTGAAGCTGGGACAGAGGCGGTTCATGTTCGACCCGTGGCTGAAGGGTCCTGCATTTGCCAGAGGCTGGTGGCTTCTCCATGAGCCTCCAGCAGACTCCCTGGACAGACTGTGTGCAGCTGACCTCATTTACATCAGCCATATGCACTCCGACCACCTCAG ttACCCAACGCTGAAAGTCTTGTCAGAGCGGAGACCTGATATCCCAATTTATGTTGGTGACACATCCAGACCGGTCTTTTG GTATATGGAGCAAAGCCAAGTCAAGCTGACAAACATCCATGTTGTTCCTTTTGGTGTCTGGAATAAT ATTGACGAAGACCTGAGGTTTATGATCCTCATGGATGGAGTGCACCCTGAAATGGACACTTGTATCATTGTTGAATACAAAG gtcacatgatcctGAACACTGTGGACTGCACGAGGCCAAACGGGGGAAGGTTACCACAAAATGTGGACTTGATGATGAGCGACTTTGCTGGGGGGGCATCTGGATTCCCCATGACTTTCTGTGGCGGGAAATACAGTG ACTCCTGGAAGGCAGAGTTTATCAAGAACGAAAGGAAGAAGTTGCTGAATTACAAAGCTCTGCTGGTGAAGTCCCTGCAGCCGGCAATTTACTGCCCGTTCGCTGGTTTCTTTGTGGAGGCCCATCCATCAGACAG ataCATCAGGGAAACAAATGTTAAGAACAATCCCGAGGACCTCAATGCTCTCATCAATAAGTCTGCACCAGGCATCAGGACATGGACGCCCAAGCCAGGCGCTGTGCTGGACCTTGGCCTGGCTCTGAGAGACCCCACTAACAG TGGGGCCATCATCAATCCCTCAGACAGTACCAAAATCTACAAGGACAGTTGGGATTTGGATCTGTATGTGGATGAACTGAACAGAGCAATCAGCAGTGAGATATTTAAACATCAAAGCTGGACCCGGTTTTATTACACCTGGGCAGGCTTCCAAAACTACAACCTTGTTGTGAGG ATGATTGAGACAGATGACGGCTTTGAGCCCCATGCTGATGGCAGTGACTACCTGGTGGACTTCTTGGATCTGACGTTCCCCACAAAGAGACCTGCGCGGGAGCATGCCTACATAGAG ATTAAAAACAGGATTGGTGTGATGAGACACGTGGTACAGCAGGGTCTTCTCTGGGATGATCTGTACATCGGCTTCCAGAACCGCATTCACAGAGACCCGGATGTCTACCACCACAA GTTCTGGAACCACTTCCAGACGCAGCTCCCAGTTCACAGGCCAGACTGGGACCAGTTCCTGCAGGAGATTTCCCTCCAGCAGCCTGACACAGCAGCTGGGAGCCAAGGAGCTAATTGTGTAATGTCTTGA
- the LOC134111809 gene encoding NXPE family member 3-like, whose protein sequence is MKATYCTRRDFGAIFLFLMVCALIFVLSHMDILQSKIYSIIITPRVSSHHIVNRSFCTFEPLSPEDALEERLILDSIAWPETPLLPSPVSLEQTTDPAHSTFTILPGRKGGQWHVGDQLEVMIQTFDFQGRPKKSGGDFLIARLHNRKLEAGVAGKVVDHLNGSYSAVFSLVWEGYAQIEVTLVHSSEAVSVLDRLNREQPDRIYFKSLFRSGSLSETTICNVCLRPTQQPVCNYTDLRTGESWFCYKPKNLSCDTRINHFSGGVIQNLKTKEEKLFQRGVNLKVSIQGRGPSNVVVLPKEDGQLNVKTSSSVPSGYYYQGVWQTLGGPTVSQLNRSAITQCLKGKVVHMYGDSTIRQWFEFLDAALPGLKEFDLHTPLRVGPLMSLDHENNIMVTYRCHAPPIRFGHNPTRQLRYIANEIDDLIGGPNTVVVVGIWAHFCTNPIENYIRRLQSIRRAVVKLLDRAPETLVIIRTANLKALTLFQTITNSDWYSLQRDKVLKAMFKGLKVHLIDAWEMTLAHHLPHDLHPQPPIIKNMIDHILSYICPHKGG, encoded by the exons TCTAAAATCTACTCCATCATAATCACCCCAAGAGTCTCCTCTCATCATATCGTCAATCGCAGCTTCTGCACCTTCGAGCCGCTGTCCCCTGAGGACGCCTTGGAGGAACGCCTCATACTAGACTCCATTGCTTGGCCTGAAACTCCACTTTTACCATCTCCTGTTTCCTTGGAGCAGACCACTGATCCAGCCCACAGCACCTTCACCATCCTCccagggaggaaaggggggcagTGGCATGTAGGGGACCAGCTGGAGGTTATGATACAAACCTTTGACTTCCAAGGTCGTCCCAAGAAGTCTGGGGGGGACTTCCTAATCGCCCGTCTGCACAACCGGAAGCTTGAAGCAGGTGTGGCTGGGAAAGTTGTGGATCATTTGAATGGGAGCTACTCTGCGGTGTTCTCTTTAGTGTGGGAAGGATACGCACAGATTGAG GTGACTCTGGTTCATTCTAGTGAAGCTGTCTCAGTGCTGGACAGGCTGAACAGAGAACAGCCCGACAGGATTTACTTCAAGAGCCTCTTCCGCTCAGGCTCTCTCTCTGAAACCACCATCTGTAACGTCTGCCTCCGGCCAACCCAACAGCCGGTGTGTAACTACACTGACCTCCGTACAGGCGAGTCTTGGTTCTGCTACAAGCCAAAGAACCTGAGCTGTGATACCAGGATCAACCACTTCAGCGGAGGAGTCATACAAAACCTCAAGACCAAGGAGGAGAAACTCTTTCAGAG GGGCGTTAACCTGAAAGTCTCCATTCAGGGTAGAGGACCTTCCAACGTCGTTGTGTTGCCAAAAGAGGATG GTCAACTGAACGTGAAAACAAGCTCATCTGTACCATCTGGTTATTACTACCAGGGTGTGTGGCAGACACTAGGAGGCCCCACAGTATCCCAGTTGAACAGGTCTGCAATCACACAGTGTCTGAAAGGCAAAGTCGTCCACATGTATGGAGACTCCACAATCAGGCAGTGGTTCGAATTCCTTGATGCAGCTCTACCAG GTCTTAAGGAGTTTGACTTACACACCCCGCTACGAGTTGGACCTCTTATGTCCTTAGACCATGAAAACAACATTATGGTGACGTACCGTTGCCACGCTCCTCCTATCCGTTTCGGCCACAACCCAACTAGACAGCTTCGTTACATTGCTAATGAGATAGATGACTTGATCGGAGGCCCCAACACTGTCGTAGTTGTTGGCATTTGGGCTCACTTCTGCACTAACCCCATTGAGAACTACATCAGGAGGCTACAGAGCATCCGTAGGGCGGTGGTGAAGCTGCTGGACAGGGCTCCAGAAACGCTGGTCATCATACGGACAGCAAATCTCAAAGCTTTGACACTTTTCCAGACAATTACCAACAGCGACTGGTATTCTCTGCAGCGTGATAAGGTGCTCAAAGCCATGTTCAAAGGACTGAAAGTTCATCTGATCGATGCCTGGGAAATGACCCTGGCCCACCACCTGCCGCATGACCTTCACCCACAACCTCCCATTATCAAGAATATGATCGACCATATATTGTCCTATATATGTCCTCATAAGGGCGGCTAG